A genomic stretch from Pelodiscus sinensis isolate JC-2024 chromosome 23, ASM4963464v1, whole genome shotgun sequence includes:
- the LOC102454721 gene encoding tumor necrosis factor receptor superfamily member 14 isoform X2, whose product MLWIFCIVLITQLPHLAALQCFPGEYEINGECCPMCSPGSRVVRHCKSNVSTTCIPCVHDTYTEHPNGLTECLRCKVCDKGARLTIKEKCTYTKNTVCGCALGDFCVHHGDGECEMCQLSTVCLPGSRVKVPGTEFSDNQCEVCPDGTFSASNMSQACQPWTKCEEQRMTEAKAGTRISDAVCQQSSLSGAVIAVIIILLVLLAASGAGGYFLWPKVKRKYNVTCKQGTEACNPEPVSQTAISLLPGS is encoded by the exons ATTTTCTGCATTGTCCTCATAACACAGCTACCTCACCTGGCCGCTCTGCAGTGCTTCCCAGGCGAATACGAAATAAACGGCGAGTGCTGCCCCATGTGCAGTCCTG GGAGCAGAGTGGTCAGACACTGCAAATCAAATGTCAGCACGACGTGCATCCCTTGTGTGCATGACACATACACGGAGCATCCCAATGGCCTAACAGAGTGCCTGAGATGTAAAGTGTGCGATAAAG GAGCCAGGCTGACGATAAAGGAAAAATGCACGTATACGAAGAACACCGTGTGCGGCTGCGCACTGGGGGATTTCTGTGTTCATCATGGAGACGGAGAGTGTGAAATGTGCCAACTCTCCACTGTCTGCCTCCCTGGCTCTAGGGTGAAGGTACCAG GCACCGAGTTCAGTGACAACCAGTGTGAAGTTTGCCCCGATGGAACCTTCTCAGCATCCAATATgtcccaggcctgccagccatGGACCAA GTGCGAAGAGCAAAGGATGACAGAAGCGAAGGCCGGGACACGTATTTCTGATGCCGTTTGTCAGCAAAGCAGCCTGTCCGGCGCTGTGATAGCTGTGATAATTATCCTTCTAGTCTTACTTGCGGCTTCAGGGGCTGGAGGCTACTTTTTATGGCCGAAAGTGAAGAGGAAATATAATGTAACAT GTAAACAGGGGACAGAG GCATGCAACCCGGAGCCTGTTTCCCAAACTGCTATTTCCCTGTTACCGGGAAGCTAA
- the LOC102454721 gene encoding tumor necrosis factor receptor superfamily member 14 isoform X3, producing MCSPGSRVVRHCKSNVSTTCIPCVHDTYTEHPNGLTECLRCKVCDKGARLTIKEKCTYTKNTVCGCALGDFCVHHGDGECEMCQLSTVCLPGSRVKVPGTEFSDNQCEVCPDGTFSASNMSQACQPWTKCEEQRMTEAKAGTRISDAVCQQSSLSGAVIAVIIILLVLLAASGAGGYFLWPKVKRKYNVTCKQGTEDEQKQAEPLKDNRAGTLPVQETVTENAKSSPGSI from the exons ATGTGCAGTCCTG GGAGCAGAGTGGTCAGACACTGCAAATCAAATGTCAGCACGACGTGCATCCCTTGTGTGCATGACACATACACGGAGCATCCCAATGGCCTAACAGAGTGCCTGAGATGTAAAGTGTGCGATAAAG GAGCCAGGCTGACGATAAAGGAAAAATGCACGTATACGAAGAACACCGTGTGCGGCTGCGCACTGGGGGATTTCTGTGTTCATCATGGAGACGGAGAGTGTGAAATGTGCCAACTCTCCACTGTCTGCCTCCCTGGCTCTAGGGTGAAGGTACCAG GCACCGAGTTCAGTGACAACCAGTGTGAAGTTTGCCCCGATGGAACCTTCTCAGCATCCAATATgtcccaggcctgccagccatGGACCAA GTGCGAAGAGCAAAGGATGACAGAAGCGAAGGCCGGGACACGTATTTCTGATGCCGTTTGTCAGCAAAGCAGCCTGTCCGGCGCTGTGATAGCTGTGATAATTATCCTTCTAGTCTTACTTGCGGCTTCAGGGGCTGGAGGCTACTTTTTATGGCCGAAAGTGAAGAGGAAATATAATGTAACAT GTAAACAGGGGACAGAG GACGAGCAAAAACAGGCTGAGCCTTTGAAAGACAATAGAGCTGGTACACTTCCTGTTCAGGAAACTGTTACAGAAAATGCAAAATCCTCTCCTGGAAGCATCTGA
- the LOC102454721 gene encoding tumor necrosis factor receptor superfamily member 14 isoform X1 translates to MLWIFCIVLITQLPHLAALQCFPGEYEINGECCPMCSPGSRVVRHCKSNVSTTCIPCVHDTYTEHPNGLTECLRCKVCDKGARLTIKEKCTYTKNTVCGCALGDFCVHHGDGECEMCQLSTVCLPGSRVKVPGTEFSDNQCEVCPDGTFSASNMSQACQPWTKCEEQRMTEAKAGTRISDAVCQQSSLSGAVIAVIIILLVLLAASGAGGYFLWPKVKRKYNVTCKQGTEDEQKQAEPLKDNRAGTLPVQETVTENAKSSPGSI, encoded by the exons ATTTTCTGCATTGTCCTCATAACACAGCTACCTCACCTGGCCGCTCTGCAGTGCTTCCCAGGCGAATACGAAATAAACGGCGAGTGCTGCCCCATGTGCAGTCCTG GGAGCAGAGTGGTCAGACACTGCAAATCAAATGTCAGCACGACGTGCATCCCTTGTGTGCATGACACATACACGGAGCATCCCAATGGCCTAACAGAGTGCCTGAGATGTAAAGTGTGCGATAAAG GAGCCAGGCTGACGATAAAGGAAAAATGCACGTATACGAAGAACACCGTGTGCGGCTGCGCACTGGGGGATTTCTGTGTTCATCATGGAGACGGAGAGTGTGAAATGTGCCAACTCTCCACTGTCTGCCTCCCTGGCTCTAGGGTGAAGGTACCAG GCACCGAGTTCAGTGACAACCAGTGTGAAGTTTGCCCCGATGGAACCTTCTCAGCATCCAATATgtcccaggcctgccagccatGGACCAA GTGCGAAGAGCAAAGGATGACAGAAGCGAAGGCCGGGACACGTATTTCTGATGCCGTTTGTCAGCAAAGCAGCCTGTCCGGCGCTGTGATAGCTGTGATAATTATCCTTCTAGTCTTACTTGCGGCTTCAGGGGCTGGAGGCTACTTTTTATGGCCGAAAGTGAAGAGGAAATATAATGTAACAT GTAAACAGGGGACAGAG GACGAGCAAAAACAGGCTGAGCCTTTGAAAGACAATAGAGCTGGTACACTTCCTGTTCAGGAAACTGTTACAGAAAATGCAAAATCCTCTCCTGGAAGCATCTGA